In Deltaproteobacteria bacterium, the DNA window GCCACTTTCCCTTTTTTCCTCCTGCTTTCTCATTGAATTCCGGCATGCTTATCCCTCCTTGACCTGAAATGAATCTTTATAGCATTTTCTATATCCTCTTTTTGGTGATATTTCAAGCAGCTTGAATTTTCAGAGCCTTCGTGATACCCTGCACCACTTTCATAAGTCCACTATCGTCTCGACCAAAGGAATCGCAGTGAAATACTACCCGATATATCTTGATATCACAAATAAAAGGTGCATCGTCGTGGGTGGAGGCGATGTCGCCGAGAGGAAAGTGGGGCGGCTTCTCGAATTTTGCGCTCATGTGGCCGTCATTGGTAAGACGCTGACGCCCGCTCTTGAAACTATGAAAAAAGAGGGCAGGATTGATCACATCGACGCCGATTACGACGAGGCCTTTATCGATGATGCATTTCTGGTAATCGGCGCCACGGACCGGGATGATGTCAACGAAAAAATCTCACGGGATGGGAAAGAAAAGGGAATTTTGGTCAATATCGTGGATGATCCCGATAAATGTGATTTTATCCTTCCTTCCCTCCTCCGGCAGGGAGACCTTCTGATCGCCATATCTACAGGCGGGAAAAGCCCTGCTTTGGCAAAAAAATTAAGGCATGAATTGGAGAAGCTCTACGGGCCGGAATACCAAATCCTGCTTAAAGTGATGGGTAACCTCAGAGAAAAGTTAATGATGAAGGGACATTCCTCCGACGAGAACAAGCGGTTATTTGAATCGGTCGTATATTCAGACATCCTTCACTCCATAAAAGATAAGAACTGGGGACAGGTAAAAAAGATCATTTATGATATTACCGGCGTGGAAATAGAGGTCGATGAATAATATGGATATTCTTTTTTTAAAGGCGGCCCTCGTTGTTTACTTCATAAGCGCCCTTGGATACTTAGGTTCCCTCTATGTCAGAAGGGTTTTGGCAGCCAAAGTGTCCACGTGGGTTCTCTTCACAGCCTTCGCCTTCCACACCCTGTTTTTCGCATCCAGATACCTTGAAACAGGACAGACTCCCGTAATCAGCATCCATGAAACCCTTTCCTTTTTCGCCTGGGCAATGGCAGGTATTTATCTCGCCTTTCAATTGAAAACAAAAACCAGGATACTGGGAGCCTTTGTCTCTCCCGTAACTTTTTTACTCATGATTGTAGCTTCGGCAGGCATGGGAGGACACGTTTCTCTGCCGGGCGTACTCCAGAGTAACCTGGTGCCGATTCACGTTGTCCTTGCGGTGACAGGCGAAGCCCTTTTTGCTTTAGCTTCCTGCGCGGGCGCCATGTACCTGATCCAGGAAGGTTTGATCAAAAATAAAAAGATGAGCAGTTTTATCAGAATACTCCCTTCCCTCACCGATCTGGACAGGATCAATCACATCTGTCTCTTGTGGGGTTTCCCGTTGCTGACCATGGGTGTCCTGGTGGGTTCGATATGGGCCAGAACAGCATGGGGAAGTCTCTGGCAATGGGATCCCAAGCAGGTATGGACATTGACGGCCTGGGTTGCCTATGCACTGCTTCTGCATCAAAGACTCGCCATAGGCTGGAAGGGACGCAAAGCAGCTTTTTTTTCACTCCTGGTCTTTACGATTCTCCTCGTTTCACTCGGCGTCATCAATCTATTCTTTGTAACTGCTCACAGCTTCATTATGAAACCATGAATATTATTCTTATCGGCATGAATCACAAAACTGCCCCCCTGGAAATCAGGGAGCGGCTTTCTATAGCCTGCGGGGATAACACCAGGCCGCTCGTAGAAATAATGAAAATCCCGCAGATAAAGGAGGCATTATACATTGCCACCTGCAATCGCGTAGAGGTGCTGGCACATGCAGCAGATATGGAAGACGCTGTAGCGAGCCTGAAAACTTTTGTCTTCCGGCATGGCAACCTGTCTATAGAAGAAATGGCCAGATGCCTTTACCTGTACTTTGATCACGAAGCGGTCCGCCATCTTTTCCGGGTGGCATCCAGTATCGACTCCCTGGTCATGGGAGAACCACAGATCCTGGGACAGGTCAAGGACGCATACCGCACGTCCGTAGAGCATAACGCAACCGGTGTCATACTGAACAAGATCATCCATCACGCATTCCGGACAGCCAAACGGGTCAGAACCGAAACCGGCATTGCAAGTAATGCGGTATCGGTCAGTTTCGCCGCTGTAGAACTGGCGAAGAAGATATTGGGAAATCTTAAAGGAAAGACCATCCTTCTCATCGGCGCCGGGGAGATGTCGGAACTGGCGGCAAAACACCTTATCAATCAGGGGGTGGAAAGGATAGTTGTCGCCAATCGAACGCATGCTCGTGCCGTACAGATGGCCAATGATTTTCATGGGGCAGCCATAGAGTTCGACATGCTCCCGGAAAAACTCCGGGACGTTGATATTGTAATCAGCTCCACAGGAGCACCGGGGTATGTGATCAATGCGCCCATGATCGAAGCAGCCCTCCGAAGGCGCAAGAACCGTCTCCTCTTCCTGATCGACATTGCCGTACCCAGGGATATCGACCCTGCATCAGGTGAAATCGATAACGTATACCTGTACAATATCGACGACCTTCAAGACATCGTGGACGGCAACCTGAAAAGCCGAAAAAAGGAAGCCGAGAAAGCAGAAACGGTCATCGATGAAGAGGTGTCGAAGTATCGGGAATGGTTCAACACGCTCAAAGTCGTACCGACCATCGTTTCCCTCCGGGAAAAAATGGAGGGTATCATCAGAGGGGAGCTTGTAAAATCAGGTTCCTGGATGCAGAATCTGACGGAAGAAGAAAGAAATAGTATAGAAATACTGGCTAGTTCCATTATTAACAAGGTCCTCCACGATCCGATCACCGGCCTGAAGGAGGAGAGCCGGGATAATGGCGCGCTACCTTATATTGCAGTAATCAGGAGGTTGTTTGGGCTGGATAATACATAGCCTGACTTTTAAGGCAAGGACAGGCGAAACGCCTGTCTGATATATTTGAGGAGATAGACACATTAGAGACACACTGAAAATCGGGACACGGGGAAGTGCCCTTGCGCTCACGCAGGCACGCTGGGTTGCGGAAAAGCTGAAAAAACAAATGCCTGACGTGACCGTTGACATCGTCGTGATTAAAACAAAGGGAGATATCATGCAGGATGTCTCCCTGGCAAAGATCGGAGGGAAGGGCCTTTTTGTCAAGGAAATCGAGGACGCCCTTCTCCGTAATGAAATAGATATAGCCGTTCACAGTATGAAGGATGTCCCTGTGGAACTCCCCGGCGGTCTGGAAATCGGCGTCACATCCGAAAGAGAAGACCCGCGGGACGTCCTGATCTCGAAAGACAAAACAAAGATCGAGGATATGCCTCAGGGCGCCCGCATCGGAACGGGTTCTCTAAGGAGAGGATTCCAGCTCCGTAACCTGTTTCCCGGCATTGAATTAATCCCCCTGCGGGGTAACCTGGATACGCGAATCAGGAAGATTCAATCGGAGAGCCTCGACGGCATCATCGTGGCTGCGGCAGGGATGAGGCGCATGGGATGGACAGACAGGATCACCCAGTACATACCGGTGGATATCATGCTCCCCTCCGTGGGACAGGGGGCGCTCGGCATAGAATTAAGAAAGAACGACAGTGATACCCGCAATG includes these proteins:
- a CDS encoding bifunctional precorrin-2 dehydrogenase/sirohydrochlorin ferrochelatase, producing MNFQSLRDTLHHFHKSTIVSTKGIAVKYYPIYLDITNKRCIVVGGGDVAERKVGRLLEFCAHVAVIGKTLTPALETMKKEGRIDHIDADYDEAFIDDAFLVIGATDRDDVNEKISRDGKEKGILVNIVDDPDKCDFILPSLLRQGDLLIAISTGGKSPALAKKLRHELEKLYGPEYQILLKVMGNLREKLMMKGHSSDENKRLFESVVYSDILHSIKDKNWGQVKKIIYDITGVEIEVDE
- the ccsA gene encoding cytochrome c biogenesis protein CcsA, with product MNNMDILFLKAALVVYFISALGYLGSLYVRRVLAAKVSTWVLFTAFAFHTLFFASRYLETGQTPVISIHETLSFFAWAMAGIYLAFQLKTKTRILGAFVSPVTFLLMIVASAGMGGHVSLPGVLQSNLVPIHVVLAVTGEALFALASCAGAMYLIQEGLIKNKKMSSFIRILPSLTDLDRINHICLLWGFPLLTMGVLVGSIWARTAWGSLWQWDPKQVWTLTAWVAYALLLHQRLAIGWKGRKAAFFSLLVFTILLVSLGVINLFFVTAHSFIMKP
- the hemA gene encoding glutamyl-tRNA reductase; protein product: MNIILIGMNHKTAPLEIRERLSIACGDNTRPLVEIMKIPQIKEALYIATCNRVEVLAHAADMEDAVASLKTFVFRHGNLSIEEMARCLYLYFDHEAVRHLFRVASSIDSLVMGEPQILGQVKDAYRTSVEHNATGVILNKIIHHAFRTAKRVRTETGIASNAVSVSFAAVELAKKILGNLKGKTILLIGAGEMSELAAKHLINQGVERIVVANRTHARAVQMANDFHGAAIEFDMLPEKLRDVDIVISSTGAPGYVINAPMIEAALRRRKNRLLFLIDIAVPRDIDPASGEIDNVYLYNIDDLQDIVDGNLKSRKKEAEKAETVIDEEVSKYREWFNTLKVVPTIVSLREKMEGIIRGELVKSGSWMQNLTEEERNSIEILASSIINKVLHDPITGLKEESRDNGALPYIAVIRRLFGLDNT
- the hemC gene encoding hydroxymethylbilane synthase; protein product: MRDTLKIGTRGSALALTQARWVAEKLKKQMPDVTVDIVVIKTKGDIMQDVSLAKIGGKGLFVKEIEDALLRNEIDIAVHSMKDVPVELPGGLEIGVTSEREDPRDVLISKDKTKIEDMPQGARIGTGSLRRGFQLRNLFPGIELIPLRGNLDTRIRKIQSESLDGIIVAAAGMRRMGWTDRITQYIPVDIMLPSVGQGALGIELRKNDSDTRNAVSFINHPQTWIEVSAERAFLKRLGGGCQLPIAGYGRKMECDIILSGLLGSLDGRVLIRDEVRGHCDNAEALGTLLADRILSKGGKAILDEVYKKGSFCGETR